In Aspergillus nidulans FGSC A4 chromosome IV, a single window of DNA contains:
- a CDS encoding uncharacterized protein (transcript_id=CADANIAT00000924), with amino-acid sequence MTLRSFLLGSALALSSASALLVVPEIGADGFVMPDDVARLNPLEAQAAQQQQVDLLCTGCPLAIQSGDETSLSLKFTVDDGLLLANDRQIFPPAPPSQISAVQRRVRDGEESEPVPLGYAVELMPIPSPPQEPFDMVEVRFTVLDLDGYPVPLDTIAITLIHDVEGTLYMAGTNIEVTADRESWEQCGGNARCLRRFLVHRIRAMFAAAKERIIGMFKGQGCADASGAPHPPPPFLPPPGDFDRHESGGEPHRHHGHHGPHPPPPHFHDKFHKTWERTLHRVVRFIVVPAILGVLAGLAASAVGMLVGQLAIFMWQRYRRSSRKETNEEGSVSEKQGLMAEPVEDLPPAYNDDEPIVEQNADKV; translated from the exons ATGACCCTACGCTCGTTTCTCTTGGGAAGCGCCCTTGCGCTCTCCAGCGCTAGCGCTTTGCTTGTCGTCCCCGAAATCGGCGCAGACGGCTTTGTCATGCCCGACGATGTCGCCCGTCTTAATCCGCTTGAGGCCCAGGcggctcagcagcagcaggtcGACCTGCTCTGCACCGGTTGTCCACTTGCCATTCAAAGTGGCGACGAGACTTCTCTG TCTCTGAAATTCACCGTCGATGATGGCCTCCTTCTAGCCAACGACCGTCAGATTTTCCCTCCGGCTCCTCCGTCACAGATCTCGGCCGTCCAGCGTCGCGTGCGTGATGGCGAAGAATCCGAGCCCGTCCCACTGGGCTACGCCGTCGAATTGATGCCCATCCCGTCTCCCCCCCAGGAGCCCTTCGATATGGTCGAGGTTCGATTCACCGTTCTCGATCTTGATGGCTACCCGGTTCCCCTGGACACGATTGCCATCACCCTTATCCATGACGTTGAGGGTACGCTCTACATGGCCGGAACCAATATCGAGGTGACCGCCGATCGTGAATCTTGGGAGCAGTGCGGCGGAAACGCTCGGTGCCTGCGACGTTTCTTGGTCCACCGTATCAGGGCCATGTTCGCTGCGGCCAAGGAGCGCATCATTGGCATGTTCAAGGGACAGGGCTGTGCCGACGCTTCTGGGGCCCCGcacccgcctcctcctttcctgcCACCCCCCGGCGACTTTGACCGCCACGAGTCTGGTGGCGAGCCTCACCGTCATCACGGCCACCACGgccctcaccctcctcccccACACTTCCACGATAAGTTCCACAAGACTTGGGAACGGACCCTGCACCGCGTTGTGCGCTTCATTGTTGTCCCGGCCATCCTCGGAGTCTTGGCCGGTCTGGCCGCCAGCGCCGTGGGTATGCTTGTGGGCcagctcgccatcttcaTGTGGCAGCGTTACCGCCGCTCTTCGCGCAAGGAAACCAACGAAGAGGGATCGGTTTCTGAGAAGCAGGGTCTGATGGCCGAGCCTGTTGAGGACCTTCCTCCGGCATACAACGACGATGAGCCAATCGTTGAGCAGAATGCTGACAAGGTTTGA